ccccctctccctctccctctctctgacacacacacacacaggccttctCCAGTTCTCTTTCAGGTACTCTTGCCACCCAGGCCTCTTTAAGGGGTGTTGGTGTTGGAAACCAAGAGGCAACAGTTGCTGCTGCAACAATTACCTGGTTATTACGAGGTTAGTGTTAATGACTGTGATAAGACTATTGTCTTCTTTCCTGTTAAGGGGttttataaaaaaaacaatctACATTTTAGATGGCACAGGCATGCTGGGAAGAATCTTATTTGCCTGGCTTAAAGGGTGAGTTTTGATTTGTTTTGTAATCTACTATTAGTAATTTTCAATATTGTTTTTCAAATTTTGTCTTTCTCTGTGTTTTAGGAATAAACTAGACTCTGAGGCCAAAAAATGGAGGTAGGGATGTCAAGCATCAATAAAGTGAGTGTGTTCATTGTGTGTTATGGAATTATTGGGTATGTCAATGCTTGTGCTGTTTTCCTTAGGCTTGTTGCTGATGTTCTCAATGATATCGCCATGTTCATGGAAATACTGGCTCCTAATTGCCCAACATTCTTCACTCTAATTGTGTGCTCTGCTGGAATATTCAAGGTAAACCTGAATACCATATTCTCACTAGCATTGATTTTGCAGATAGCAACCAGCTATTTTGAAGGTTTTACTTGCAATGTTCCTAATATGTGGTTGTTTTACCTACTTTGGTTGAATGCACTGATTGTAATTCactctgaataagagcgtctgttaaatgtaaatgtacactgttcgatatctctctctctctctctctgtgtgtttgtcagtCCATTGTCGGGGTTGCAGGTGGGGCCACCAGAGCTGCTTTGACTCTTCACCAAGCTCGCAGAGACAACATGGCGGACATCTCTGCCAAAGATGGCAGCCAGGTGCTCCATACATATTTCTCTACTTGATGATACTGTAAGATACTGTAACTAACCCATGGCTTTTACTGTACTGTCTTGTACTGCTGCTTTAAGATGAGGATCTTATTGTAATTAATGTGTTCTTTACAGGAGACTTTAGTGAATCTGGCTGGACTGCTGGTCAGTCTGATCCTTATTCCTCTTGTCACTGACAATCCACTGTGAGTCCTCTATTGCACTGCTTACACTGCCACTGTATGAGATAGGACATGACAGCTCTATATAGCTAACCTATTGGTTATTCGATGGATATTGATCTGTTTTCCATCCCTTCTCATCTCCTCAGGCTGACGTTCGTCCTCTTCTTCCTTTTCACCATCCTCCACCTTTTTGCAAATTACAAAGCAGTGCGTTCGGTTGTCATGGAGACACTCAACGAAGCTCGGCTTGCTATTGTGCTCCACCAATACCTGAGAGATGGACGGGTCCTCGGTCCACTAGAGGCCAATCATAAAGAGCCTGTATTCTGGGGTATGGCTGACATTCAGTGAATAATAAACAATGAAATGGCTTGTTGATCATTATGGCTATCAACTATCAATGGCTTTAACATACTTTTCTGCTGTTTATTTTTTTAGAGTTCAGGAGGACAGTGCCAATCAAACTGGGAGTGAGGCTAGGGGAACTTGTTTATACGTAAGTTGGTGTCTGCCTGTTTGGTGTGAAAGTGAAGTGTGCTCAGATTTGGATGTTCATGCTCAATGATATAATTTCTTTCATTTTGTAGGTCAGAGGACCTTAATTTGGCCATGAAAAACAACCACAAGCCCTTCCTTATCGGAGTCAAACGTGGTGTGTATAACATATTTCAGTAATCCCCCACCAACTGATGTATTCAGTTGTGACGTGGGTTGTTTCGAGATGGATGTACATTACATCATGTAATTTTAATAGATGGTGTATGTCATGTGAGTGTTATTGAATATGCTATTTCTCTCCCttaggctctgtgtgtgtttgtttgggaaCAGATGCATCTGTATGTGATGAGATCAGGGCTGTGTGCCAAGCAGTGTGCCTCTGCACTGTGTTACACCCTGTCTCGCCACTAGAGGGGGCTCTCAAACAACTCTCAATGTCACACAGCAACAGTGAGCCTTTAATGATcatctttacatttacatttaagtcatttagcagacgctcttatccagagcgacttacaaatttttACATGACAGTTTAAACCAATGTCTTTGTCAATGCTGTGTTATAACTCTGTTATCCCTTTTTCCTTTCCCTCAAGATCATTGGGAGCTGGTGCATGAGAGTCATAAACTTATGGACCaaatttttcagccattcctcAAAGGTAAGCTCAGTGTAACAAGGTGTGCTCAGTCAGTAGCTGTTTACTCCCACCGTGTATGTTGGGATGTTGTCAGTGGCGTCCgttcagctaaacctagggtatgccCCTCCCCCCAAGGAAATGTTTGGAAgttgaagctcatttactgcatttctacacagtttAAAAACTataaaatgctatttggagaacagcaaaaaccaATAAAAATGATCCCAGCCATTAATTATCACCTCAATATTGGGTTTAAATGTCTGTGGAATGGTGTGTAAAATGTCAACCACTACTCAACTTCATAAATTGACTAATTTACTTGTGGAACAGCACATACAGTGAACATGAAATAGATGCATAATACAGGCTATCAGGTCACAACAAGGACGAATTTCAAAAGCCGATATCAATGttcttttattttattattatgattattttttatcccaggccccatccccgcaggagggaTTTtgacttttggtaggccgtcattgtaaataagaatttgttcttaagacttgccgagttaaataaaggttaaataaatataataaaaataaatgtgaGTATCTGGTGCATAAAACAGCTGGCCGCGAATGCAAACTATGCCACATAAATCAAAAACATGCATTGAATACAAGGCCTAGGCCTACACAAAATGACTTACTTAGGCCGAcaaggacgc
The sequence above is a segment of the Salvelinus alpinus chromosome 1, SLU_Salpinus.1, whole genome shotgun sequence genome. Coding sequences within it:
- the rusf1 gene encoding RUS family member 1 isoform X1, producing MPVVATERYGSLESWKYQLKDGVMEREREGGNGGTTRKNIIGVFKSVFLPQGYPESVSGDYLQYQFWDTLQAFSSSLSGTLATQASLRGVGVGNQEATVAAATITWLLRDGTGMLGRILFAWLKGNKLDSEAKKWRLVADVLNDIAMFMEILAPNCPTFFTLIVCSAGIFKSIVGVAGGATRAALTLHQARRDNMADISAKDGSQETLVNLAGLLVSLILIPLVTDNPLLTFVLFFLFTILHLFANYKAVRSVVMETLNEARLAIVLHQYLRDGRVLGPLEANHKEPVFWEFRRTVPIKLGVRLGELVYTSEDLNLAMKNNHKPFLIGVKRGSVCVCLGTDASVCDEIRAVCQAVCLCTVLHPVSPLEGALKQLSMSHSNNHWELVHESHKLMDQIFQPFLKALEVAGWQTSRTLLDWNEWRVEWKKSS
- the rusf1 gene encoding RUS family member 1 isoform X2, with product MPVVATERYGSLESWKYQLKDGVMEREREGGNGGTTRKNIIGVFKAFSSSLSGTLATQASLRGVGVGNQEATVAAATITWLLRDGTGMLGRILFAWLKGNKLDSEAKKWRLVADVLNDIAMFMEILAPNCPTFFTLIVCSAGIFKSIVGVAGGATRAALTLHQARRDNMADISAKDGSQETLVNLAGLLVSLILIPLVTDNPLLTFVLFFLFTILHLFANYKAVRSVVMETLNEARLAIVLHQYLRDGRVLGPLEANHKEPVFWEFRRTVPIKLGVRLGELVYTSEDLNLAMKNNHKPFLIGVKRGSVCVCLGTDASVCDEIRAVCQAVCLCTVLHPVSPLEGALKQLSMSHSNNHWELVHESHKLMDQIFQPFLKALEVAGWQTSRTLLDWNEWRVEWKKSS